The window GAGGGCCCGTAGACCCGCGAGGAACGCGAGGGCGGGCAGGGCCAGAAAGGAGAGGAGGAGGGCATACAGGAACCCGGCAAGGGCCTTGCCCCGGGCGATCTCGCGGGCAGGGAAGAAGGCGGTGGCCAGATCCGGCAGCCCCTTTTCGCCCGGGATCGCGACCTCCCCGCTCGTCACCGCCACGCACAGGAAACTCACCGCGGCGAGGAAGATCCAGGAGGCCACGCCGAGGGCGGGCTGATCCGCGCTTCCATCGGGAGCGGTGCCGAACAGGGCGAGGAGGTGGAGGACCGCAAGCCACACGGCGAGCACGGCCACGCCCTTCGCGGTCGTGAGCCGGGCACGGAGGTCACCCCGTGCCACCGCCATCATCGCAGGCCCGCCACGAGAACCACCCAGCCGCCGCCCGACTCCGCGAGCAGAACCGGGTGGAAACCTATTATAGCATCCCAGGCGGGGACCATCCGACGCCCTTCCTGGATCCCGGGGCGGGTGCCGTCCACGGGTCGCCACGCTCCGGGATCCAGGGGCGTGCGCCCCTCCCGGAGGCCAGAGAACTCGATCTCCCGGCCCTTCCACACCAGCCAGCTCCTCCCCAGGCGACCTCCTCGGAGGTCGAGCCAGCGGCCTTGTCTATCTACCTCCGCCGAGAGTTCTTCCCCGGAGACGCGCTCCCACCGGAGGAAGAGGGGTTGGGCGGGCTGCTGGTGAAGGCGTACCCGGACCCCTTCTGTGTCCTCCCAGACGTCCGCTTCCAGAAAGCTGCCCTGGAAGAGGACGGAGGAGCCCGGAGGAAACACGGCGGATACGGGTCCCCCGTAGGCGGAGCGGTGGCTTGCGACGCCGTACGTCCAAGCGATCCCCTCCACCACCACCGTCACCCACCTGCGATCCGGAAGGGTCACCTGGCGGCGCACCTCCGCGGCCAGCAGGAGAAGCCCGGCGGTGGCGACGCCGACCGCCACGGGGATCCCGATCCATCCCCCCGGGTGCCGCGCCCCTGCCCGGAGCGCGAGGAAGAGGGCAAGCCATGTGCCCGCAAGCCCCAAGGCCACAAGCCCGAAGGGCGGGCGCGGCCGGGCCGCTTCCAGTGGGCTCCACTCCACGGACCTGCGGGGGGGTCTAGCTCTTGGGTCTTCCGGCCAGGGGTCTGCGGGATCCCAGAGCTGGACGCTTCCAAGTCCGACAGGGGAGCTGGCCACCGCCCGTAGCCAGACTCCCAGGGGGCCGGAGGGGCGAAAAGTCCGCTCCAGCAGGACCCGACCTCCGTGCAGGACCCAGGCCTTGAGGGCGTCCTGCTGTCGCTGGTTCAGCTCGCGTTCCTCCAGGGTCCGGATCGCCAGAGCGTCGAGGGAGGTGTAGGCCAGTGGGTCTTCCGGGAGATCCCGCTCCCGCACCACGACCGCGGTGCGCCGGCCGGGATCCGCAAGGCGGCCCGGGCCCCGCCCCTCCTGGTCCACCACCGCCACCAGGCCTTGTGCTATCCGCTGGGAGGACACCCTCACAGCGGTGCGGACAACGGTTCGCCCCTCCGTCTCCAGGGAGATCCCCACCGGAGCCCGGAGATCCAGGAGGGGGAGGGTCAGCAGGAACCCCCTCGGGGAATTGCCCGGAAGGTGAACCGGGCGGCGGTAGCGCAGCCGGCTCCCGGAGCCCGCGGAGATCTCCACCACCACCCACCCGTCCAGGGGTGAGGACGACCGAAGGAGGACGAGGACGGGATGCCAGAAGCCGGGACGCACCCATCCCTCCCATCCCACCCGTGCCTGCAGGCGGGCGGAGGCAGCCTCGCCTGGTGCGGGGAGGAATCCCAAGAGCAAAAGAGGCGCACAGCCGAGCACCGTGCGCCCCAGCGCTTTGATCCACCCGGAGGCTCTACCGGTCCGCGTCCGACCCCGCAGGCGCGCCCTCAGATTTCCCTTCCCCCTTCTCCTTGGGCTCGGATCGCGACGCCTCGTTGCCGCCCGAGGACCGCCCGTAATCCGTACGGTAAAACCCGGAGCCCCGGAACACGAGGCCCACGGATCCGTACGCCTTCCGGCTGGGTGCGCCGCAGACCGGGCACGGCTCCGGAGGAGCCCCCACCGGTTGGATGCGCTCGAAGTGGTGTCCGCAGTGCGTACAGCGGTACTCGTAGAGCGGCACCTCCGTCACCTCCGGAGCCTCATTCTCCGGAATCGCGGCCCCCCCGTCAACGCCTCTCACAGCATGGCGTACTTCCCCGCCACGAGGTCCTGCACGAGCTGGGGGAGGCGGAGGAGCTCCCGCTCCATGATCTCCCGGATCTGCCGGAACGCCCGGCCCTTTTGCACGCCCCGCGCGAGGATCACCTGGGCCGCGGCCACCCGCGGGCGGTGGATGGGCTCCCCGATCTGGCTCGCGAGCCACACGTAGCACTCCCGGACGCCCCTCACCTCCTCGTGCACCTTCTGGGCCATCTGGTGGGCCAGCACGGTGTAGATCTTCCCCACGTGGGAGACGGGGTTCTTGCCCGCGGCCGCCTCCGTGCCCATGGGCCGGTTCAGGGCGATGACCCCGTTCACCTTGTTCCCCCGACCCACCTGCCCGCTGTCCCCGCCCTCCGCGGACGTCCCGGTGACGGTGAGGTACATCCCGCCCAGGCCCCGACCCGGCTGGTCCGCGTTGTTGATGGTGAGCTTCACCTCCAGGGGGCACCGGCTTCGGACGAATTCCAGGACCGCCTCCTGCATGTGGGCCTTCCGTCGGAAGTAGGTGGCCTCGCTGTCCACGAACCGGTCCACGAAGGCCACGGCCACGGTGAGGTGCAGGGTGGATCCGATCCGGATTCCCATCACCTTGATGTCCTCCCCTGCCTCCGGGAAGGTCCGCTTGAACTCCGGGCTGTTCATGTAACGCTCCACCTCCAGCACCGCCTGCTCCGTGACGGTGAGAGGGGCATAGCCTACGGCCGCGGAGGTGTCGTTCGCCCCGATCTCCTCCCGATGGAAGATGTCCACGAGCTCCGGAGAGCCCGGGCGCAGGAGGCTCTCATAGCGCACGTGTCGGTCTGGATCCACGAACCGCAGGTGCTCCCGGATCCACCGCTTCGCGGTGGCGATGGCAATCTCGTGCACGGGGATCTCCACGTCCTGAAGCCGGAAGGTGGCCCGGTCGCCGAAGATGAGGCGCATGGGCTCCCGGACCTCTCCCCCCCCGAGGCGAACCTCCGCCTCCCCGGCCACCAGGAGGGCTTTGTCGATGTTGTGGTGCAGGATGGCGCCTGTGCGTTCCAGATACGCCCGGCAGAGCTCCACGGAGACCTGTTCCATGATGGCGTCACAGATGGAGTCCGGGTGCCCGACCCCCTTCCGCTCCACCAGCTCCATCTGGTGCTCGGAGACCGGAGGACCGGGAAGCGACTCCACAAGGATGCGATCCGTCATCTTCACCCCTCCCGCGTCTGAGGTCTCTGATCATCCGGATCTGCGGGGACGACGGGCGAACACCCGGATGCACACCAGGCCCGCCACGAACCCTCCGATGTGCGCCCAGAAAGCCACGCCCCCGCCGAACTCGCTCCGCACACCCAGGGACGCGATCCCATACACCAGCTGCAGGAGGAACCACATGGGGAGGAAGAGGAGGGCGGGGACCTCCATCAGCTGCAGGAAGAACCCTAGGGGAACCAAGGCCAGGATCCGGGCTCGGGGATAGAGCACCAGATACCCGCCCAGCACCCCTGCGATGGCCCCGCTCGCTCCCACCATGGGCACCCGGGAGGCGGGCTGGATGAGGATCTGGGCAAAGGCGGCCGCAAGCCCGCACAGCACGTAGAACACCAGGAACCCCACGTGGCCCGTGGCGTCCTCCACGTTGTTCCCGAAGATCCACAGGTACAGCATGTTCCCCACCAGGTGCAGCCAACCCCCGTGGAGGAACATGGAGGTGAAGAGGGTATAGTAGGGCGGGTCCGGACCCAGGAGCTTCGCGGGCACGAGGCCGTACGTCTCGAAGAGGGCCTGGATCTCCTCGGGAGATCCCAGGCCCACGGTGTACAGGAACACGAGGAGGTTCGTCCCCAGGAGGGTGAGCATCATAACCGGGGTTCGCCGGCCGGGAACGCTGTCACGGAGCGGGATCACCGGACTTCTCCCCTAGGAGGACATCCAGCGGGCCTGGTGGACTCCGTCTGCCTCGAGGAGGGCGGCCAGCAACCGGCCGCGGTCCACCTCCGGTGGAGTCCGCACGGTAAAGGTGAGGTGCACGAGGCCATCCGTGCCCTGCACCACCTCCGCGCCGAGGACCGTGGCCCGGTGGCGGGCGAGGAGGCCGAAGAGGTCCGCGAGCCGGCCGGGCCGGTCCTGCACGGCTACCTGGAGCACCCCGGTGCTCCCCCGTCGCAGCAGGCGGGCGTCAATCCGGGGGAAGAGGTGGAGGATGACCACCACCGCCAGGGTGCCGAGGATGGCGGGAAGGTACAGCCCGGTTCCCACCGCCATCCCGATGGCGGCCACGGTCCAGAGGCTCGCCGCGGTCGTCAGCCCCCCAACCCCCACGCCGTGACGCCAGATGGTCCCCGCGCCCAGAAAACCGATGCCCACCACCACGTTCGCCGCGATGCGGGTGGGGTCCGCCCCGCTTCCCCGGAACCCGTAGCCGCTGATGAGGGTGAACAGGGTGGCTCCCAGGGCGACCAGGATGTGGGTACGGAAGCCCGCGGGCTTCTCCAGGGCTTCCCGTTCCAGCCCCACCACGCCGCCCAGCAGGACCGCCAGTCCAAGACGCAGGACCACCTCCAGGGTCTCGACCACGTCCCTCCTCTGCCCCTAGAACCCAGTGCCGCCAGCCCATCGTAGAATGTCCCGATAGGTGAGCACAAGGATGAGCAGGAGGAGGAGGGCGAACCCCACGAGGTGCGCGTAGCCCTCCCGCCGGGGATCCACCGCCCGGCGCCGTACCGCCTCCACGAGGAGGAACGCGAGTCGCCCTCCGTCGAGGGCGGGAAAGGGCAGGAGGTTGAAGAAGCCCACCATCACGCTGAGGAAAGCGGTCATGAAGAGGTAGGAATCGAGCCCCGTCCGGGCCGCGTCGCCCAGGAGGCGCACCGCCCCGACAGGTCCTGCGAGCCCCTCGAGGAAGGTCCCAGTGGCCACCAGGTGGACGACTCCCACCACGATGTCCCGCATGAACCGCACGGTCTGCCCCGTGGCCCAGACGAGAGCGGAGAGAGGGTGATGGCGCTGCCGGAGGACCCCCGGCGTGATGCCGATGGCCCCTACCCGCAGCCGGGGCTCCAGCTGCGGCGTGACGGTCACCTCGAACACCCGCCCCTCCCGCTCCACCCGGAGCCGGAGGGGCCGTCCGGGGCTCCGGTGGATGGTCTGCACCATCTGCTCCCCGCTGCGGACCTCCTCCCCGTTGATGGCCACGATCCGGTCCCCCACCCGCAGTCCCACCCGCTCCGCGGGCCATCCGGGCCGGACCTCCGTGATCTCGTTCGTCACCCCTGCGGGCAGGCCCCACACGGAGACCACCAGCCCCAGCAGGAGCACGGCCAGCAGGAAGTTCATCAGGGGCCCGGCCGCCACCACCAGCATCCGCTGACCCACCCGCTTTGACCGGAAGGAGCCGGGGCCTGTCTCCTCCTCGAAGTCCTCGCCCGCCAGACGCACGTATCCCCCGAAGGGGAAGAGGTTGATCCGGTAGGTGGTCTCCCCCCTGCGGAACCGCACCAGCGCCGGTCCGAAACCGATGGCAAACCCCTGCACCACCACTCCCACCCATCGGGCCGCGAGGAAGTGTCCCAGCTCGTGTGCCAGGATCATGAGTCCGAACGCGAACACCGCGAGCGCGATCGTCATCAAA is drawn from Armatimonadota bacterium and contains these coding sequences:
- a CDS encoding methionine adenosyltransferase, giving the protein MTDRILVESLPGPPVSEHQMELVERKGVGHPDSICDAIMEQVSVELCRAYLERTGAILHHNIDKALLVAGEAEVRLGGGEVREPMRLIFGDRATFRLQDVEIPVHEIAIATAKRWIREHLRFVDPDRHVRYESLLRPGSPELVDIFHREEIGANDTSAAVGYAPLTVTEQAVLEVERYMNSPEFKRTFPEAGEDIKVMGIRIGSTLHLTVAVAFVDRFVDSEATYFRRKAHMQEAVLEFVRSRCPLEVKLTINNADQPGRGLGGMYLTVTGTSAEGGDSGQVGRGNKVNGVIALNRPMGTEAAAGKNPVSHVGKIYTVLAHQMAQKVHEEVRGVRECYVWLASQIGEPIHRPRVAAAQVILARGVQKGRAFRQIREIMERELLRLPQLVQDLVAGKYAML
- a CDS encoding MgtC/SapB family protein; translated protein: MVETLEVVLRLGLAVLLGGVVGLEREALEKPAGFRTHILVALGATLFTLISGYGFRGSGADPTRIAANVVVGIGFLGAGTIWRHGVGVGGLTTAASLWTVAAIGMAVGTGLYLPAILGTLAVVVILHLFPRIDARLLRRGSTGVLQVAVQDRPGRLADLFGLLARHRATVLGAEVVQGTDGLVHLTFTVRTPPEVDRGRLLAALLEADGVHQARWMSS
- a CDS encoding rhomboid family intramembrane serine protease — translated: MIPLRDSVPGRRTPVMMLTLLGTNLLVFLYTVGLGSPEEIQALFETYGLVPAKLLGPDPPYYTLFTSMFLHGGWLHLVGNMLYLWIFGNNVEDATGHVGFLVFYVLCGLAAAFAQILIQPASRVPMVGASGAIAGVLGGYLVLYPRARILALVPLGFFLQLMEVPALLFLPMWFLLQLVYGIASLGVRSEFGGGVAFWAHIGGFVAGLVCIRVFARRPRRSG
- the rseP gene encoding RIP metalloprotease RseP, which encodes MTIALAVFAFGLMILAHELGHFLAARWVGVVVQGFAIGFGPALVRFRRGETTYRINLFPFGGYVRLAGEDFEEETGPGSFRSKRVGQRMLVVAAGPLMNFLLAVLLLGLVVSVWGLPAGVTNEITEVRPGWPAERVGLRVGDRIVAINGEEVRSGEQMVQTIHRSPGRPLRLRVEREGRVFEVTVTPQLEPRLRVGAIGITPGVLRQRHHPLSALVWATGQTVRFMRDIVVGVVHLVATGTFLEGLAGPVGAVRLLGDAARTGLDSYLFMTAFLSVMVGFFNLLPFPALDGGRLAFLLVEAVRRRAVDPRREGYAHLVGFALLLLLILVLTYRDILRWAGGTGF
- a CDS encoding zinc ribbon domain-containing protein — protein: MTEVPLYEYRCTHCGHHFERIQPVGAPPEPCPVCGAPSRKAYGSVGLVFRGSGFYRTDYGRSSGGNEASRSEPKEKGEGKSEGAPAGSDADR